In Acidisarcina polymorpha, the DNA window ACATCAATGATCAATACCGGTCGGTCGCAGGTTCATTGCGTTTTCTGCACAATGTGGTGAGGTTTCCTGGCTGCGGAACCTTCGATATCTCCGCCTCCAAAGTCGTTGTCCACTCGAGCACCAAAGCGCTGGCGGCGATTCTGTTGTGCTCGCGGGTAAGAAGCGACACTGCCCATATTACGCAGATCTGCGTTGACCGGCAGCACCGCGGTCTGGGTCTGGGAACCTTACTGTTGAGAAGCTGTGCGGCTGAACTGAGGAAGCGTAACTTTTCGACCCTGACACTTACCGTGACGGAAGGGAACAGCGAAGCAGTGTCGTTGTATCAGACGCAGCACTTCCACACCAAACACGTCTTCGACGCGATGGTCTGGAATCAGCGGAAGATTTAGCGGAAGCTGCGTCTATTTGCATGGCGGGCCCGGCGCCGGAAGCGCTTCGGCCTTCTGCTTCGCTTGCAGGTCGGCGATCAGGTCAGAGATGTAGCGTGTGCAGCGCGGAGAGACGTTCATGAATTCAAGGCCGACATGCCGCGCGGCCCGATTGCATCGAACTCCCCCGGCGACGCGGAAGCGCACACCGTTGACGATCATCACGATCTCGACCTGAGTGCCGCGCTCGAGTGTGAACACGATATCGGTCTTCAAGCAACAGCCACTGGAGCTGAGGTTCTGTACTTCCCCGGTAAAGCATAAGGCGCCTCCGAGAACAATGACCTGAGCGGTTCCGGAACAGGAGAAGCGCGGTGTTCGCCGGCGATCGGCTGCAGCAACGGGCGCCCCCGAGCCGGGAGTGGGGACGATTGCCTGCACGGGCGCAGGTTTCGCTGCGATGTCTGACTTCAGCCGGCCAGTTTCCCTCGGTCGAGGTCGGCTGGCATCGTTTGCGGCAACTTGAGCTCGTCGTTCCATCAACGGTACTATCGGAAACATCAGGCCACATGATGAGTCGTTGAGAAGAATATTGCCTTTCACGACGTGGAATTACGGGAAGGGGACGCTTTGGGCGAGCTTCATTCAGTCCCGGGGGCTTTCTGAGTGACTCGAGCGGCGGCGATTCACTTTCGGCTTTTCAGCGCCGCCTTTCGCCGGCGAATTGGCTGCGGAATGCTTTACTCCGACCGGAGTGCTGTGAGAGGGTTGACCCCGGCCGCCCGCCGCGCCGGAACGATGCTGGCCGCGACCGCCACCAGAGCTACGCACAGAGCCGCCAGGATCATATTGGCAGCGTCATAAGGCTGGACACCATAGAGGGTGGATGCGAGCGCCCTTCCCACTGCCGCCGCTGCCGGAATTCCCAGGGCGATGCCCGCCGCCGTCAACCACAGGCTATCGCGCAGCACCATCCACACCAGCTGTCCGCGCCGCGCCCCAAGCGCCATGCGGACCCCAATTTCGACCGTGCGGTTGTTGATCCTGTAGGCCAACGTTCCATAGAGGCCGGTCGCGACCAGGATTACCGCCAATACTCCAAAGAAGCCGGCAAGGCGGGCAAACAGCAACTGGTGAGAGATAGTCTCCTCATACTGGGCGCGCTGTGTAATGGGCTCGAGCAAAGGCAGATTCGGATCCATCTGCTGCACTACCTTGCGGGCAGCCGGCAGAATGGCGAGCGGATCGCCATGCACCCGCATTTCCATCTGCATTTCGCCGATGACTGGAATTTGCGCATACATATACCAGGCCATCGGGGTCGGTGATTCATCGATGCTGGTGTATTTGTGGTCTTTGACCACGCCGACAACCGTCATCTCGAATTTGCCATTATCGGTGCCGATGTGATGACCGATCGGATTCTGGCCCCGGAAAAAACGTCTTGCGAACTGCTCGTTGATGATGCCGACGGGCGGGGATGCGGCGGTGTCGGAATCGGTAAAATCCCGGCCCTCCAGCACCGGAACGCCCAGCGTATGAAAGAAGTCCGGTCCTGCCACATTGCTGCGTACCGACCTCGATGTCCCGTTCTCCACCTCTGGAACCCTGCCGTCCACGGTCATGTCGCTGTTATTGGACCACCATGAACCAAGGCGCTCCTCCATGATGGTCACGGATTCCACTCCCGGCAGTACTCGCAGTTTGTCCATCAATCGCCGATAGAAGGCGATCCCTTGAGGGACAGACTTGATGTTTGGATTGACGCCGAAGACGACCAGTCCATCGGTCTTGAAGCCTAAGGGAAGATTCTCGAGGTTGCGCAGGGTGCGGATCAGCAATCCTCCCCCGACCAGCAGCACCAGGCATAGCGCCATCTCCAGAGCGACGACCACCCGGCCGGCGCGCGTCTTGCCGGCATCCAAATTCGACGTCGCCACGGAAGTCTTCAAGGCGAGGCGGGGTCCTGCAGCAAGCGCCGCGCGCAGCGGAGCCAGCCCGAAGAGCAGTGCCGCCACCACCAATACACTCAAGGTGAACAGCAGGACGGTCTTGTCGGGCGTCAAACTTGATTCGATCTGCGCCCATGCCGCCAGCGCCTTCACCGCGAAGACCGCAAAGAGCCAGGCCAGCATGCCACCGATCGCTACCAGCAGAAGGCTTTCCGTCATCAATTGCCGGAACAGCTCTCTGCGTTTTGCTCCAAGCGCCAGGCGTAAGGAGAATTCGCGCTGGCGGGTCGCGTTGCGCGCCATCAATAGCATCGCGACGTTGCTCAGGGCGATCAATAGAACAAGTCCCACCATGGCCATCAACATGCGCAGCGGCTTGCCATATTGCTGGTCGTAGCCGGGAAAACCTTCGGCCGCGACCAGACTGAGAGTAGGGCTTTTTTCGCCCGGTTGCGGATTGCCCAACCCCACGTAAGCCGCGGTTTGAAAGGCCGACTGAAGCTGCGCCGCGGCCTGCGCTTTCGTTGCCTGTGGAGCAAGACGCCCGGCCAGTCGGAGACACCACCAGGTAGGATTCGCGATATAGGTTTTGCCATCCTCAGGAGGATTTCCCCAAGCATTTAGCTCAGGACGGCTCTGCAGGGGAATCCAAAAGTCGGTCGACTCTCCCGGTTCGAGTCCTTCAAAGCCCTCCGCCGCAACACCGACGATGGTGATTGCCACGCCGTTGACGGAGAGCGTCTTCCCCAGGATTTCCGGGCTTTGAGCAAAGCGCCGGATCCAATATCCGTAGCTGATCACGGCGACCGGTGCGTGGCTGGTCTCATCCTGTTCGCTAAAGCCCCGCCCGCGCGCCGGTTTCACGCCCAATCCGGAGAAGAAGTTGCCGCTTACCATATCGCCTTCGGCCTCCTCCGGCTGAGTCTCGTAGCGAACGGCGACTTTGCCGGCAGACAAGGGCACGTATGCGATCACCGCCGATAGTCCCCGACCCTGCCGTCGCAAGGCATCGTAGACGGGATAGGAAAATGTCTCGACGGAGTCGATCGTACCTGTCCCTCGCGGCGCGTTTGACGTCCTGAGATACACGACCCGGCCTGGATCGGCGACGGGCAGCGACCGGAGCAGCACCGCGTTCATTACGCTGAAGACAGCGGTATTCGCGCCGACGCCCATGGCCAGCGTCAACACGCAGACGAGCGTGAACCCCGGGGTCTTTCTTAGTTGGCGTAGCGCATAACGCAGGTCATGGAAGATCGTAAACACTTGTGCCTCCGGCGAGTTGGCTAAGAACTACTGAGAGAGCACTTCGCAGGCCAATCGCCAGCAGACAAATTCGTAACTAACCGTCAGATATTTAGATCATGCGGCGCATGTGAGCCGTCTTTGTCTGTTCAAGCGTGAACAATTCCGTTCAATTCTGGACAGCATCTTTGACAAGCTGTGTTCGGTTGCTAGGCGCGAGCACCGTACCGTTATTCGGCGAAGCGGCTGACCGTGGGCGGCAATGGAATTGTCGATTCGGAGGACTTTTCGCCCTCCGCGGCACGCTCTTTGCCATCTCGCCTGCGGCGCACCTCGCGCAGCGCCACCAGGATCAGCCCGGTAAACGTGAATACCAACAAGCCGATTGCCAGGTATCCGTGCAGCTGTGTCATCTCTCCATAAAGCAGGGCGAGTCCGAAAAAGACGAAGAAAACATGCGCGCAAAAGACTTCCAGGGAAGCCTTTCCGAGCGTGAGGAAGGGCTCGACCGCGACCAGGCGCAGGACCGGCTTGCGGAGCCAGTAGAGAACAATCGTGAACGCGACGAGATTGAGCAGGCGCAGCGGACCAATGCTCCATTTGTCCAGCATCGTGCTCAGAGTCTGCTGGGTGAGCCGGCTGCCGAACCACTCGTGGCGTACTCCGATAAAAAACGCGCAGACGACCGCGCAGAGGGCGACGACCTTGCCCGGAACCCGGCTGATCGGCAAGGGCCCCTGGGCGGATTTGGCGCCCAACCACATTCCCGCAATCCAGATCCATTGCCATGCAAACAGGTTGAACGCGCCTGTCTCTTGTAGCGGAATAGGCAGGTGGGTGATGTGTATGACCGCATTGTGGACGGCATCGCGCAATCCGAACTGGGCCAGCAGCCAAACCGCAAGACTCATGGCGATAATGCGGTTCCATCCCCAGCGAACCGCAGCGGAGAGCACCAGCGGCGTACCCGCGAGGAAGATGACGTACATCGGCAGAATGTCCAGCAGAGGAGGACAGTAGAGCAGCAGCACCGAGCCGACGACGGCGACCACCGGATGAGCAATGTAGAAATTCAGGAGGTTGTAGATTGCCGTCCTGTGGGTCGTCACCGCAAGCCCGGCAGCCACAGTAAAGGCGAGGCTTAGCATCAGCAGGTGATAGCCATAGATCTTGAGCGCCCGACGCCAAAGCTTGCTGCGCAGACCGGCCTCGTCGAGCGCGGCCTGGTGGATATAGAGACGGGCCACCAGGAGCGCCGAGAGAAAAACAAAACCTTCGGCGGAAGAGACAAATCCGAACGGCTGATTCACCAGATCGCTGAAATGCGTGGGCAGATGAGTCAGGGTCATCCAGACGAGGAATAAACCTCGAAGGGCGTCCAATTCGGGCTTGCGGGGCAGCTTCGGAAACTTCATTGTCTATGGAGTGGATGCTTCTTAGTGGTTTAGACGATTCACCATCTGAGCGGGTTGCGTGGGCAGGCCCGCGAGATCAATGCGGGTAAGTTCAAAAGAGTTCGCGGGAGAGCACCTGCCTGGCTGCGCGTAAACCGGATCGTATGGCTCCATGGACGGTTCCCCAATGCCCGGTCGTGTCGGTGTGCTCTCCCGCGAAGAACAGTGTCTCGCCGGTCGGCTGGGCCATGACCTCTGAACATTCGAGCGCGCCCGCGGGCGCATAGCTGTAAGCGCCCAAGCTGAACGGGTCGGCTTGCCAATCATGCAGATGCCAGCTTCGCAGCTGGCGGTCGAGAGAGTTCAGAGGCAGCGAGAAGATCTGTTCGAGCGAGCGCATTGCCTGCTCCAGCAGCGCCGCAGGCTCGTTTGCAGGCGGGGCCAAGGCCCGCGGACCGCCAATCCAGCCGATCAACACCGGCGTCGTCAGCGGATACTGGGTCCACCAGGTACTGGGCGTCGTCCGCTCGGCGAAGAGGAATCGCATCTGCGACATAGCCGTCGCCCAGAAGCGGGAGTGGAAGATCAGCACCAAGCGCTGCACTGAACCGAAGGCCAGTTGATCTGCCGCCGCGAGCACGGCATGCGGTACTGGATCGAAGGCCACGGAGCGAGCCTGCAGAACGCCAAGCGGAAGCGTGAGGATGGCCTTTGCTCCCCGCACGGTGGCTTGCGATGCGAGTTGCGCCTCGACCTGGCCTGAGCTCCAACGGATCACCGTCACCGGCGAGTTCAACAAAATATGGGCTCCCGCTTGCTCCGCGGATTCAGCCAGAAACTTTGGAAGCAGATCGTAGCCACCGGGAGCGCGCCACGAGCGACTGCCTTCGATCGCATCCTCTGCCTTCTGCTGGGCGGCCAGTGCCGCGATCCCGATCCGGCTGGCATCGGCGGCGTTAAAGCCCTCGACATAAGACCGTGCGCCTTCAGCCTCTTCCTCAGCAACTTTGTGGCTGGCAAGGTAGGCATCAAAGCTCATGTCTCCTTCCCTCGCCACAGTTGTTTCGAGATCGTCGAGCAAACTCAGGTCATGGTCATCTTCGCATGCAGATAAGTTGCCGCGATGAAAACAGGCATCGACTCCATC includes these proteins:
- a CDS encoding OpgC family protein — translated: MKFPKLPRKPELDALRGLFLVWMTLTHLPTHFSDLVNQPFGFVSSAEGFVFLSALLVARLYIHQAALDEAGLRSKLWRRALKIYGYHLLMLSLAFTVAAGLAVTTHRTAIYNLLNFYIAHPVVAVVGSVLLLYCPPLLDILPMYVIFLAGTPLVLSAAVRWGWNRIIAMSLAVWLLAQFGLRDAVHNAVIHITHLPIPLQETGAFNLFAWQWIWIAGMWLGAKSAQGPLPISRVPGKVVALCAVVCAFFIGVRHEWFGSRLTQQTLSTMLDKWSIGPLRLLNLVAFTIVLYWLRKPVLRLVAVEPFLTLGKASLEVFCAHVFFVFFGLALLYGEMTQLHGYLAIGLLVFTFTGLILVALREVRRRRDGKERAAEGEKSSESTIPLPPTVSRFAE
- a CDS encoding PilZ domain-containing protein, whose product is MFPIVPLMERRAQVAANDASRPRPRETGRLKSDIAAKPAPVQAIVPTPGSGAPVAAADRRRTPRFSCSGTAQVIVLGGALCFTGEVQNLSSSGCCLKTDIVFTLERGTQVEIVMIVNGVRFRVAGGVRCNRAARHVGLEFMNVSPRCTRYISDLIADLQAKQKAEALPAPGPPCK
- a CDS encoding flavin monoamine oxidase family protein, which gives rise to MDDILIVGAGVAGLAAARELAVAGLRVTVVEGRERIGGRILTLHPEGTEAAVELGAEFIHGNPPELLRLLNEAKIALLENDGVDACFHRGNLSACEDDHDLSLLDDLETTVAREGDMSFDAYLASHKVAEEEAEGARSYVEGFNAADASRIGIAALAAQQKAEDAIEGSRSWRAPGGYDLLPKFLAESAEQAGAHILLNSPVTVIRWSSGQVEAQLASQATVRGAKAILTLPLGVLQARSVAFDPVPHAVLAAADQLAFGSVQRLVLIFHSRFWATAMSQMRFLFAERTTPSTWWTQYPLTTPVLIGWIGGPRALAPPANEPAALLEQAMRSLEQIFSLPLNSLDRQLRSWHLHDWQADPFSLGAYSYAPAGALECSEVMAQPTGETLFFAGEHTDTTGHWGTVHGAIRSGLRAARQVLSRELF
- a CDS encoding ABC transporter permease; amino-acid sequence: MFTIFHDLRYALRQLRKTPGFTLVCVLTLAMGVGANTAVFSVMNAVLLRSLPVADPGRVVYLRTSNAPRGTGTIDSVETFSYPVYDALRRQGRGLSAVIAYVPLSAGKVAVRYETQPEEAEGDMVSGNFFSGLGVKPARGRGFSEQDETSHAPVAVISYGYWIRRFAQSPEILGKTLSVNGVAITIVGVAAEGFEGLEPGESTDFWIPLQSRPELNAWGNPPEDGKTYIANPTWWCLRLAGRLAPQATKAQAAAQLQSAFQTAAYVGLGNPQPGEKSPTLSLVAAEGFPGYDQQYGKPLRMLMAMVGLVLLIALSNVAMLLMARNATRQREFSLRLALGAKRRELFRQLMTESLLLVAIGGMLAWLFAVFAVKALAAWAQIESSLTPDKTVLLFTLSVLVVAALLFGLAPLRAALAAGPRLALKTSVATSNLDAGKTRAGRVVVALEMALCLVLLVGGGLLIRTLRNLENLPLGFKTDGLVVFGVNPNIKSVPQGIAFYRRLMDKLRVLPGVESVTIMEERLGSWWSNNSDMTVDGRVPEVENGTSRSVRSNVAGPDFFHTLGVPVLEGRDFTDSDTAASPPVGIINEQFARRFFRGQNPIGHHIGTDNGKFEMTVVGVVKDHKYTSIDESPTPMAWYMYAQIPVIGEMQMEMRVHGDPLAILPAARKVVQQMDPNLPLLEPITQRAQYEETISHQLLFARLAGFFGVLAVILVATGLYGTLAYRINNRTVEIGVRMALGARRGQLVWMVLRDSLWLTAAGIALGIPAAAAVGRALASTLYGVQPYDAANMILAALCVALVAVAASIVPARRAAGVNPLTALRSE